Below is a genomic region from Deltaproteobacteria bacterium.
GTACCACGATTGCCGCCGCGCAAGCGCTGGGCCGTTTGTGGATCGGGATAGACATTACCCATCTGGCGATTACGCTCATCAAGCAACGCCTGAAGGATTCCTTCGGCATCGAACAGGTTGTTCGCTTCACGTCGGCTGGGAAAGGCGAAACGGCGAAAGTCGGGGAAGCGGCGATGGAATACAAAAAGGTGACCAAGCGGCCGTTCCGGGTTCTCGGTGAGCCGACCAGCGAGCCGGATGCAGCGGCATTGGCAGCCACGGACCCCTATCAATTCCAATGGTGGGCGCTTGGTCTGGTCGGGGCGCGGCCCGTGGAGCAGAAAAGGGGCGCCGACAAGGGAATTGACGGCCGGATCGTCTTCCAGGCAGATAAGTCGGGGACATTTGCCAGTGTGATCCTGTCCGTGAAAGCGGGAAAGACCGGCGCCGCGCATGTCCGCGACCTGAAAGGTGTCCTGGAGCGGGAAAAGGCGGCCATCGGGGTTTTGATCTCGCTGCAGGAAGCCACGTCCCCTATGAAAACGGAAGCCGTTACGGCGGGATTCTACAAGTCGGCGTTATGGGGACGGAAGTATCCAAAGATTCAACTTTTCACGGTAACCGAATTACTGGCCGGAAAGACCATCGAAATGCCGCCGATCCGGCAAGTTGGAGCGACCTTTAAGAAGGCGCCGAAGGCGTTAGAGAAGAAAGATAAACAACAGGCTTTGCCGATTTGATAATATGGGGACACCTTACTAGTTATTTATTGACAAGCTCCGCTTACAATGAGATAGCACCAACATGGCAAGAATTGCGCGAGTGGTGGCCCCTGGATATCCCCATCACATAACACAACGAGGCAATAGGCGGCAGGCGACCTTTTTCCGTGAGGAGGACTATCGTCTATATAAGCAGCTTATGGCGGAATGGTGTTCTTTCCATGGGATTGCAGTATGGGCATACTGTCTCATGCCGAATCACGTTCACCTGATAGTG
It encodes:
- a CDS encoding transposase translates to MARIARVVAPGYPHHITQRGNRRQATFFREEDYRLYKQLMAEWCSFHGIAVWAYCLMPNHVHLIV